The uncultured Campylobacter sp. genome includes the window AAGCCTCGGCGTCAAAGCCGGTCATTATACACGAGCGCACGTCAAAGCCCTCGGCGATATTAGCGATATTTGCCGCTAAGATATAAAGCTGCTTGGTCGCGTAGTTCATCAGCGCTTCGTCATCTAAGCCCGCAAATTTCGCGCGGAAATAATTCATCGCAGCTTCATATTTTTGCGGAGCGTTTGCACGACGGCGAACGGTTCGTTCTGAATACTCCTCGCCCACGCGCAGATCGTTACGCGCGATTAAAATCACGGCGTGCGAGCACTCAGCGACTTGCGGCTGGCTGTTGCAGGCTGCAGAAAGCTCTTTTAGCTCGCAAGGATCCGAGACTATCATCATCTTCCACGGTTCCAATCCGCATGAGCTGGGACTTAAGCGCGCAAGATCAAGTATCTCGCGCACGAGCTCGCTATTTAGTTTATAGCTGCAAAATTTACGGCAGCTGTGGCGAGAGAGCATCACTTCTTTTATCGATTTCATTTTATCTCCTTTAAAATTCGCGGCATTATAGCGGGTTTGCCTAAATTCCACCCGGCCAGCTTGGCGAGTTAAGCTAGATTTTGCTAATATTGCCCTTTTAAATTCCGCTACAAGGCATAATATGAATGATAAATTTAGCAAAATCGGCTTCATCCTCGCAGTCGCAGGCAGCGCCGTGGGGCTCGGTAATGCGTGGAAATTCCCCACTTTAGTAGGCACCAACGGCGGCAGCGCCTTTATCTTGCTATATCTTTTGCTGACGCTTTTGGTTAGCTTCGTGATCTTTTTAGCCGAGATCGTCATCGGCAGGCTAAGCGAAAGTGATCCGGTGCGCGCATTTGAAAAGCTCGCACCCTCATACAAAGGCGCATGGAAATACGCGGGATTTTTTATGATTAGTGCGCTTTTGATCTATGCTTTTTACAGCGTCGTAATGGGCTGGATCCTAAAATACGTGGTCTCAAGCGCTTTTTATCTGCCAAAAAGTATAGATGAAAGCGGCGCAGCGTTTAACGCACTTCTAGGCAGCGATTTTTTAAGCGCGGCGATATGCTTTACGATAGCGTCGGCGTTTTGCTTTTTCATCGTATCTAAAGGTGTCAAAAGCGGCATCGAGCGGCTTAATGTCTGGATGATGCCCGCACTATTTATTTTGCTGGTTTTAATGCTAATTTACGCCGCGAGTTTCGATGGATTCGGACGTAGCGCGAAATTCCTACTGGTGCCAGATTTTTCCAAGCTTAATAAGGATAGTGTTCTTTCGGCGCTAGGACTTGCGTTTTTTACGCTTTCGCTTGGCGTTACTACGATTATGACCTATGCCGCGAGCCTGCCTGCGCGCACCAACATCCTAACCTCAAGCATAAATATCGTCTGCATTAATGTCCTAATCGGCGTGATGATGGGACTTATCGTCTTTACTTTCATCTTTGAATTCGGCGGCGATCCCAAAGCGCAAGGCCCAGGGCTAGTGTTTGTCTCGCTGGTGGTACTTTTTTCAAAGCTCGGTGCGATCGGAAACATCCTAGCCTTTTTATTTTTCACCTCGCTATTATTTGCGGCGATTACTTCTGCAATTTCGATGCTGGAGCCTGCGATTTATTATCTCGTAAACTCCCGCAAGCTAAGCCGCAAGCGCGCTTCGCTTTTAGTTTTTGCCGTGACGTATGTTTTAGGGATATGCTGCATTTTGGGTTATTACGGGGGCACGAGCGAGTATTTTAGCCTAGGTGGCAAGAGCTTTTTTGACGTGCTTGATTACCTGACCTCGAATATCTTAATGCCTCTTAGCGGCATAATCGTGGCGATTTTCGTAGGATTCGTGATCAAAAAACGAGCCGTCGAAATTCTACTGCGCCCATATATGGGACGAATGGGCTTTAAGCTGTGGTATTTCGTGCTATTGCGCTTCGTGGCGCCAGTCGCGATCGTGGTGATCGCGCTCAATCAGCTAAAAATTTTAAATTTTTAAAATTTGCAAAGCGGATGGATAGCATGGAAGTTAAAATTTTGCGCTGAAGCAGCCTAAAAACGACGCGCCAAATTTCATAGCGAGCCTCGCGGCGATCCGTTATCTTTGCAGCGATAGTTTAAAATTTTATGTTTAGATAGAGGAAGATCAAAGTATGCGACGGTAATCAGCTTTCGGCGCGACCGCGGCAACCCGCATGGCGATAGGTGCGCGCGGCAAAGACGCCGTAGCGCAGTCGCGTCTGATCACGCTGCGGAATTTTAAAATTCCGTAGCTTTAAAATTTAAAAATCATCGGAGCGAAAATGAACGATAAATTTAGCAAAATCGGCTTCATACTTGCCGTCGCAGGCGGCGCAGTGGGGCTTGGCAACGCGTGGAAATTCCCCACCCTCGTGGGTCAAAACGGCGGCAGCGCCTTCGTGCTTTTATACCTCGCGCTCACGCTAGGCGTGGGCTTTAGCATATTTTTAGCCGAGATGGCGCTAGGCAGGCTGAGCGGGAGGGATCTGCCGAGCGCATACGAGACGCTGGCGCCGCGCGGCGGACGAAAATGGCGCGCAGGAGGCATTTTCATCGCGGGCGGCATGCTGGTGCTGTCCTTTTACCTCGTCATCCTCGGCTGGGTGATCCGCTATATCTTTTTGGGCTTTTCTCCGCTGCCCGCAACCGCCGAGGAAGCGGGCGCCGTATTTGATGATCTCATCTCGCATTCGCTAGCCACGAGCCTAGGCTTTTACGCACTTGCGCTCGTGCTGACGCTATCCGTCGTCGCGCGCGGCATCAAAAGCGGTATCGAGCGGCTAAACGTCGTGATGATGCCGCTTCTCTTCGTGCTGCTGCTTGCGATGCTCGCGTATGCGTGCACGATGCAGGGCTTCGGCGCGGCGGTGAAATTTCTTTTCTACCCCGATTTCGGCAAAATCACCGTTAGCTCCGTCCTATCCGCGCTCGGGCTCGCGCTCTTTACCCTGTGCGTGGGCGTCGGCTGTATCGCGGCATACGCGGCGTCGCTTAGCGAGGGTGTGCGGCTGGTGCGCAGCTCGGTAAACATCGTATTTATCAACATCGCGATCGGACTGATGATGGGGCTCATCGTCTTTACCTTCATATTCGAATTCCGCGCCGATCCCGCGCAGGGTGCGGGGCTCGTGTTCGTCTCGCTCACTACGATGTTTGCAAAAATGGGGCTAGCGGGACAGGTGCTTGAAGTCGCGTTTTTCGTCTCGCTTTTTTTCGCGGGAATCACGAGCGCGGTTTCGATGATCGAGCCCTTCGTCTTCTATCTCATCGGCAGGTTTAAAATTTCTCGCCTGCGCGCAGTCTGCATCTCTGGGCTTGTCATAGCGGCGCTAGGCGCATGCTCGCTGCTATCGATGCACGCGGATTATGCGAGCAGGTTTAAGCTTTTCGGCGCGAGCTTTTTTGACTGCTTGGACTTCGTAAGCTCAAACGTCATGCTGCCCCTCGGCGCGCTAACCTCGGCGATATTCGTGGGCTTTGTGATGGATGCGCAGCGCCTGCGCGGGCTTTTTGGCGCCGATATGGGCGAGCTTGGATTTAAAATTTGGCACTTTTCGCTGCGCTTCGTGGCGCCCGTCGCGATCGTGATCATAATGGCAAATCTACTGTTTTTCGGCGGGAAGTAGGAAGCGATTCGGTTAAATTTAAAGCGGCATGGGTTTAAATTTAACCCTCTTTGGGCGAGCTAAATTTAAACGTTAACATCGCAGCCCGTTAGGCTCGTATTTTAACTAGCGTTTTGCTAAAGGAGTAAATTTTGAAAGCGCTTAAATTTCTATCCAAAGCCCTAATCGCCGCGCTCGGCGTTTGTGTAATCGTCGGCGCGCTTAATTACAGCGGGTTTATCTTCAGCGATCTAAAATGGCTTAGTAAAGATGAGATGGTACAAAATTTCGTACAGGAAGAATTTAATGATTGCGTATATTACCATTATGATACATTTTATGCTCCTGATAAAAATTTAAGCTTCAATGAACTTATTTATACATTAGACAAAATATTTAAAAAGCATATGGATACTAAGACTTTTAGCCTATTTGATGATTTAAACTCAACTATTGGTTTAAATAAAATTACGAATAAAATAATATCAAATAAAACCGCTCCTTGGAATTTTGTCGATTTTGTCCATCATCATACAGATAGAAATGTTGATATAAATGGCAACTACTCATATACGCCATTTGAAGGTAATAAAAAGATAAACTATGATCTCAATCAAACCCTTATATTTACTTGCAAAGGTGGTATGTATGGTTCCGATAGCTTTAGCATAAAAGAATGCAAAAATATTACCTTTTTTGAAAGAGCGCTAGGAAAGAATAGATATTGCATATATTATGAGGGGATTAAGTATATGAGCTATAAGTTTCAACCATCTGAAAAGACAAAAAATCCAGATTACGAATTTGATATGGTTCATAACCGCATAAACCAATATTTGCAAGGCGTTAAAGAATGTGTGCCGTATAGTAATACAAACTTTATACACTCGTGCGAATTTTATATAGATAACCACGGAAACAGGTATTACGGGAATTTTTATCTGATATATAGTTTAATAAAAACGATGTTTTTATCTTAACCGAGAATTTAGAAATAATAAAACATCCTAGCTCCGTGCATAGCAAGGCGTAAAATTCCTCATAAAATTTTATGCTTTACATCTTGCGAATGGATTTTTACAAAAGCAAAATTCTGTCTGGCGGTATCGCATCTTGTGATGCGAGCGCAAAACATTTAGCAAATATCGCGATAAATTTAAACTTATAATAGTGAAGTTTGAAAAAAGACGCACCACTTTGAAAGCGCGAACGAAGCTACGTGGCGATATTTGCGGCAAGCGGTGCAAGTCATGCCGCTAAATTTTTAAATAAGGCTAAATTTAAGAAATTTAGCCGTTCATTATCGATAGCAGCTCGGTGTTGTCTTTGGTTTTTAGCATCTTGGCGTATAAAAATTTCAGCGCCTCGACGTCGTCCATCGTCGAGATCGCCGAGCGCAGCGCCCAGATCTTTTGCAGATTTTCGCTGCCTTGCAAAAGCTCCTCTTTGCGCGTGCCGGACTTGGTGATATTGATCGCCGGGTAAATTCTGCGATCCGAGATATTGCGATCTAGGATGATCTCGCTGTTGCCCGTGCCTTTGAACTCCTCGAAGATCACGTCATCCATACGAGAGCCGGTCTCGATGAGCGCGGTAGCGACGATGGTGAGCGAGCCGCCGTTTTCAATATTTCGCGCCGCACCAAAGAAGCGCTTCGGCTTGTGCAGAGCGTTCGCGTCCACGCCGCCGCTTAAGACTTTGCCGCTGCTAGGCGTAACGGTGTTGTAAGCGCGCGCAAGGCGGGTGATGCTATCAAGCAGGATGACGACGTCCTTGCCGTTTTCGACGGCGCGTTTTGCCTTTTCGATGACGAGCTCGGCGACGCGGACGTGGTTGAATGCAGGCTGATCAAAGGTCGAGCTAAACACCTCGCCGCGCACGCTACGCTCCATGTCGGTCACCTCCTCGGGACGCTCGTCGACTAGCAGCACCAAAAGCTCGACCTCGGGGTGGTTGCGCGTAATGCCGTTGGCAAGCTCTTTCATCAGCTCCGTTTTACCGCTACGCGGAGGCGCCGTGATGAGCCCGCGCTGACCCTTGCCGATCGGCGTGAAAAGATCGAGCACGCGACCGGTAAGGCGCATCGGGTCATATTCGAGCTTTAACTTTTCGGTCGGGAAAAGCGGCGTGAGATTGTCAAATAGCGGGCGCTCTCTAGCCTCTTGGATCGATTTGTAATTGATCGCCTCGATCTTTAAGAGCGCGTAGTACTTCTCCTGATCCTTCGGCTCGCGCACCTGGCCCGTGACGATGTCGCCGACGCGAAGGGCGAATTTGCGGATCTGACTTAGACTCACGTATGCGTCGTTGGCGCTGTCGCTTAAATTTGAATCTATGCCGCGCAAAAAGCCGTAACCCTCGGCGGTAACCTCCAAAATCCCCGTAAAAAGTATGAAGCCGCCCTGCTTCGTCTGCATGCGTAAAATTTCAAAAACGAGCGCTTGGCGACGGAATTCGCGCGGGTTCTCTACGCCTAGCTCGTCTGCTATAGCGATGAGATTTTCAAGATCCATCGAGCGAAGCTCCTCGATCTGGTAGCCCTCGACGGGAACGTGCGTTTTGGCGTAAGTTTTTCTACCGTTTTGATTAGAATTTGAAACGGCGGTCTGAGCGGAATTTTGATTTGTATTTTCCATTTGTCCTCTTAGAGTGTGAAGTTATTAAATTTGGTTTTAAAAAAGTCGCGAAATTTAAAATTTAGTTTTCTTTATAAGCACCGAACCTTAAAATTTTTTGTTGTCTTCTGCTGATGAGCTCGTCTATGCTAAGATCGTCTAGCTTGTGCAGCTCGGTTAAGACGTAGTTTCCAAGCGCTTTTATCGCGCCGTCTTTATCTCTGTGGGCGCCCGTTTTAGGCTCTTTGATGACGTCGTCGATCAAGCCCAGCTCTTTTAGCTCCTCGGCGGTGATCTTTAACGCTTTCGTAGCGGCCTCGCTCTTACTTGGATCGTTCCACAAAATCGCAGCACAGCCCTCGGGAGAGATGACCGAGAAAATTGAGTTTTGAAGCATCGCCAGCCGATCAGCCACGCCAATAGCCAAAGCTCCACCACTACCGCCCTCGCCTATAACAACGGCGATCGTAGGGGTCTTAAGATCGCTAAGCTCATATAGATTTCGCGCGATTGCTTCGCTTTGACCGCGCTCCTCGGCACCAAGTCCCGGATATGCGCCCGGAGTGTCGATTAAAAACAAAATAGGAAGGTTAAATTTCTCGGCAAGTTTTGCTACGCGCAGCGCCTTGCGATAGCCCTCCGGATGCGGCATACCGAAATTTCGCTTCAGCTTGTTTTTGGTGCCGCGACCCTTCTGCTCGGCGATCACGGCGATTTTGCGGTTACCCATAATGCCCAAATAGCACACGATCGAAGGATCGTCCCTAAAGGCGCGGTCGCCGTGAAGCTCCCTGGCGTCCTGCAAAAGCGCGCGAATATAATCGATCGCGTAAGGGCGATCCGGATGGCGCGCAAGCTGAAGCCTTTGGTATTCGTTTAAATTCTTATAAACTTTAGAAATTTCTTTTTCGAGGTTCTTATTTAAAATTTCGACTGCATCCTCATCGCCGCGAATTTTTGCAGCGGTAATGTCCTCGTCGATCTGCTTTATAGACTTTTCGAAGTCCAGATAGCTCGCCATTAATC containing:
- a CDS encoding nitroreductase family protein → MKSIKEVMLSRHSCRKFCSYKLNSELVREILDLARLSPSSCGLEPWKMMIVSDPCELKELSAACNSQPQVAECSHAVILIARNDLRVGEEYSERTVRRRANAPQKYEAAMNYFRAKFAGLDDEALMNYATKQLYILAANIANIAEGFDVRSCIMTGFDAEALEKFCALEAKFRPAIVVALGRGEPSKYPHTRYELDEILISRGGSKKR
- a CDS encoding sodium-dependent transporter, translated to MNDKFSKIGFILAVAGSAVGLGNAWKFPTLVGTNGGSAFILLYLLLTLLVSFVIFLAEIVIGRLSESDPVRAFEKLAPSYKGAWKYAGFFMISALLIYAFYSVVMGWILKYVVSSAFYLPKSIDESGAAFNALLGSDFLSAAICFTIASAFCFFIVSKGVKSGIERLNVWMMPALFILLVLMLIYAASFDGFGRSAKFLLVPDFSKLNKDSVLSALGLAFFTLSLGVTTIMTYAASLPARTNILTSSINIVCINVLIGVMMGLIVFTFIFEFGGDPKAQGPGLVFVSLVVLFSKLGAIGNILAFLFFTSLLFAAITSAISMLEPAIYYLVNSRKLSRKRASLLVFAVTYVLGICCILGYYGGTSEYFSLGGKSFFDVLDYLTSNILMPLSGIIVAIFVGFVIKKRAVEILLRPYMGRMGFKLWYFVLLRFVAPVAIVVIALNQLKILNF
- a CDS encoding sodium-dependent transporter — its product is MNDKFSKIGFILAVAGGAVGLGNAWKFPTLVGQNGGSAFVLLYLALTLGVGFSIFLAEMALGRLSGRDLPSAYETLAPRGGRKWRAGGIFIAGGMLVLSFYLVILGWVIRYIFLGFSPLPATAEEAGAVFDDLISHSLATSLGFYALALVLTLSVVARGIKSGIERLNVVMMPLLFVLLLAMLAYACTMQGFGAAVKFLFYPDFGKITVSSVLSALGLALFTLCVGVGCIAAYAASLSEGVRLVRSSVNIVFINIAIGLMMGLIVFTFIFEFRADPAQGAGLVFVSLTTMFAKMGLAGQVLEVAFFVSLFFAGITSAVSMIEPFVFYLIGRFKISRLRAVCISGLVIAALGACSLLSMHADYASRFKLFGASFFDCLDFVSSNVMLPLGALTSAIFVGFVMDAQRLRGLFGADMGELGFKIWHFSLRFVAPVAIVIIMANLLFFGGK
- the rho gene encoding transcription termination factor Rho, which produces MENTNQNSAQTAVSNSNQNGRKTYAKTHVPVEGYQIEELRSMDLENLIAIADELGVENPREFRRQALVFEILRMQTKQGGFILFTGILEVTAEGYGFLRGIDSNLSDSANDAYVSLSQIRKFALRVGDIVTGQVREPKDQEKYYALLKIEAINYKSIQEARERPLFDNLTPLFPTEKLKLEYDPMRLTGRVLDLFTPIGKGQRGLITAPPRSGKTELMKELANGITRNHPEVELLVLLVDERPEEVTDMERSVRGEVFSSTFDQPAFNHVRVAELVIEKAKRAVENGKDVVILLDSITRLARAYNTVTPSSGKVLSGGVDANALHKPKRFFGAARNIENGGSLTIVATALIETGSRMDDVIFEEFKGTGNSEIILDRNISDRRIYPAINITKSGTRKEELLQGSENLQKIWALRSAISTMDDVEALKFLYAKMLKTKDNTELLSIMNG
- the accA gene encoding acetyl-CoA carboxylase carboxyl transferase subunit alpha, giving the protein MASYLDFEKSIKQIDEDITAAKIRGDEDAVEILNKNLEKEISKVYKNLNEYQRLQLARHPDRPYAIDYIRALLQDARELHGDRAFRDDPSIVCYLGIMGNRKIAVIAEQKGRGTKNKLKRNFGMPHPEGYRKALRVAKLAEKFNLPILFLIDTPGAYPGLGAEERGQSEAIARNLYELSDLKTPTIAVVIGEGGSGGALAIGVADRLAMLQNSIFSVISPEGCAAILWNDPSKSEAATKALKITAEELKELGLIDDVIKEPKTGAHRDKDGAIKALGNYVLTELHKLDDLSIDELISRRQQKILRFGAYKEN